One window of the Streptomyces sp. ITFR-21 genome contains the following:
- a CDS encoding NAD+ synthase has translation MPQLRLALNQIDSTVGDIAKNADAVLRWSRHAAGQGAHLVAFPEMMLTGYPVEDLALRSSFVEASRSALVDLARRLAGEGLGELPVVVGYLGRSEDAQPRFGQPPGAPQNCAAVLHRGEVALRFAKHHLPNYGVFDEFRYFVPGDTMPVIRVRGVDVALAICEDLWQDGGRVPGARAAGAGLLLSINASPYERDKDDTRLDLVRRRAREAGSALAYLAMVGGQDELVFDGDTIVVGQDGGVIARSPQFAEECLILDLELPAAPAEVPAGRVADGLEIRHVTLSAEPVAPYEPVFTGGEAERLGDDAEVYAALVTGLRAYAVKNGFRSVLIGLSGGIDSALVAAIACDALGASNVYGVSMPSAYSSDHSRGDAAELARRTGLNFRTVSIAPMFDAYMESLKLTGLAEENLQSRLRGATLMGISNQEGQIVLAPGNKSELAVGYSTLYGDSVGAYGPIKDVYKTTVFRLARWRNAAAEAKGETPPIPENSISKPPSAELRPGQVDTDSLPDYDVLDRVLELYVDRDQGREAIVAAGFASELVTRVLKLTDTAEYKRRQYPPGTKISPKGFGKDRRLPITNRWREGGDA, from the coding sequence GTGCCTCAACTTCGCCTCGCTCTGAATCAGATCGACTCCACGGTCGGCGACATCGCCAAGAACGCGGACGCGGTCCTGCGCTGGTCCCGGCACGCCGCCGGGCAGGGGGCCCACCTGGTGGCCTTTCCCGAGATGATGCTCACCGGCTATCCCGTGGAGGACCTGGCCCTGCGGTCGTCCTTCGTGGAGGCGAGCCGGTCCGCGCTGGTGGACCTGGCCCGGCGGCTGGCGGGCGAGGGCCTGGGTGAGCTGCCCGTGGTCGTCGGGTACCTCGGCCGCAGCGAGGACGCCCAGCCACGGTTCGGCCAGCCGCCGGGCGCCCCGCAGAACTGCGCCGCGGTCCTGCACCGCGGCGAGGTCGCGCTGCGCTTCGCCAAGCACCACCTGCCGAACTACGGCGTCTTCGACGAGTTCCGCTACTTCGTGCCGGGCGACACCATGCCGGTGATCCGGGTGCGCGGCGTGGACGTCGCGCTGGCGATCTGCGAGGACCTGTGGCAGGACGGTGGCCGGGTGCCGGGCGCCCGCGCCGCGGGGGCCGGGCTGCTGCTGTCGATCAACGCCTCCCCGTACGAGCGGGACAAGGACGACACCCGACTGGACCTGGTCCGCCGGCGGGCCCGGGAGGCGGGCAGCGCCCTGGCGTACCTGGCGATGGTGGGCGGCCAGGACGAGCTGGTCTTCGACGGCGACACGATCGTCGTCGGCCAGGACGGCGGGGTGATCGCCCGCTCCCCGCAGTTCGCCGAGGAGTGCCTGATCCTCGACCTGGAGCTGCCGGCCGCGCCCGCCGAGGTGCCCGCCGGCCGGGTCGCCGACGGTCTGGAGATCCGGCACGTCACGCTCTCCGCCGAGCCGGTGGCCCCGTACGAGCCCGTGTTCACCGGTGGTGAGGCCGAGCGGCTGGGCGACGACGCCGAGGTCTACGCGGCCCTGGTGACGGGCCTGCGCGCGTACGCGGTGAAGAACGGTTTCCGCTCGGTGCTGATCGGGCTGTCCGGCGGCATCGACTCGGCACTGGTGGCGGCCATCGCCTGCGACGCGCTGGGCGCGTCCAACGTGTACGGCGTGTCGATGCCGTCGGCGTACTCCTCGGACCACTCCCGGGGCGACGCGGCGGAGCTGGCCCGCAGGACCGGTCTCAACTTCCGTACCGTGTCGATCGCGCCGATGTTCGACGCGTACATGGAGTCGCTGAAGCTGACCGGGCTCGCCGAGGAGAACCTCCAGTCGCGGCTGCGCGGGGCGACGCTGATGGGCATCTCCAACCAGGAGGGCCAGATCGTGCTCGCGCCGGGCAACAAGAGCGAGCTGGCGGTGGGGTACTCGACGCTGTACGGCGACTCGGTGGGCGCGTACGGCCCGATCAAGGACGTCTACAAGACGACGGTCTTCCGGCTGGCCCGCTGGCGTAACGCGGCGGCCGAGGCGAAGGGCGAGACGCCGCCGATCCCGGAGAACTCGATCAGCAAGCCGCCGAGCGCGGAGCTGCGCCCCGGGCAGGTCGACACCGACTCGCTGCCGGACTACGACGTGCTGGACCGGGTGCTGGAGCTGTACGTGGACCGGGACCAGGGCCGGGAGGCGATCGTCGCGGCGGGTTTCGCGTCGGAACTGGTCACCCGGGTGCTGAAGCTGACCGACACCGCGGAGTACAAGCGGCGGCAGTACCCGCCGGGCACCAAGATCTCCCCCAAGGGCTTCGGCAAGGACCGCCGGCTGCCCATCACCAACCGGTGGCGCGAGGGCGGGGACGCGTAG
- a CDS encoding endonuclease/exonuclease/phosphatase family protein, whose product MTQAQSGTDVNQDGDSTPHPTASGPRARPAARFVRWWQPAGTWRRGILTALVAVALAAVLFLHSDVPNRIGNLGSLLETFLPWLGLLLPVLLAVALVRRSATALIALLIPAVVWLNLFGGLITDKAGTGGDLTVLTHNVNAENPDPDGTARDVVTAGADIVALEELAESEEPRYAEDLAAAYPYHAVQGTVGLWSRYPLSGVRPVDIRMGWVRAMRASVDTPHGPVAVYVAHLPSVRVKFNAGFTAGQRDSAADALGQAIAAERLHSVVLLGDLNGTMNDRALASVTSQMRSTQGAAGDGTGFSWPAAFPMARIDQIMVKGIEPRSSWTLPKTGSDHLPVAARLQLP is encoded by the coding sequence ATGACCCAGGCGCAGAGCGGCACGGACGTGAACCAGGACGGCGACAGCACGCCGCACCCGACCGCCTCCGGGCCGCGCGCGCGGCCCGCCGCCCGGTTCGTCCGCTGGTGGCAGCCGGCCGGCACGTGGCGGCGCGGCATCCTCACCGCCCTGGTCGCCGTGGCGCTGGCGGCGGTGCTGTTCCTCCACTCCGACGTGCCCAACCGGATCGGCAACCTCGGCAGCCTGCTGGAGACGTTCCTGCCGTGGCTGGGCCTGCTGCTGCCGGTCCTGCTCGCGGTCGCGCTGGTGCGGCGCTCGGCGACGGCGCTGATCGCGCTGCTGATCCCGGCGGTGGTCTGGCTGAACCTCTTCGGCGGCCTGATCACCGACAAGGCGGGCACCGGCGGCGACCTCACCGTGCTCACCCACAACGTCAACGCCGAGAACCCCGACCCCGACGGCACCGCGCGGGACGTCGTCACGGCCGGCGCCGACATCGTGGCCCTGGAGGAGCTGGCCGAGAGCGAGGAGCCGCGCTACGCGGAGGATCTGGCGGCGGCGTACCCGTACCACGCGGTGCAGGGCACCGTCGGGCTGTGGAGCAGGTACCCGCTGAGCGGGGTGCGCCCGGTGGACATCAGGATGGGCTGGGTGCGGGCGATGCGCGCCTCGGTCGACACCCCGCACGGGCCGGTGGCCGTCTACGTGGCCCATCTGCCGTCGGTGCGGGTGAAGTTCAACGCCGGCTTCACCGCCGGCCAGCGGGACAGCGCCGCGGACGCGCTCGGCCAGGCGATAGCGGCCGAGCGCCTGCACAGCGTGGTGCTGCTCGGCGACCTCAACGGCACCATGAACGACCGGGCGCTGGCCTCGGTCACCTCGCAGATGCGCTCCACCCAGGGCGCGGCGGGCGACGGCACGGGCTTCAGCTGGCCGGCCGCCTTCCCGATGGCGCGGATCGACCAGATCATGGTCAAGGGCATCGAGCCGCGCTCCTCCTGGACCCTGCCGAAGACGGGCAGCGACCACCTGCCGGTCGCCGCCCGCCTCCAACTGCCCTGA
- a CDS encoding TetR/AcrR family transcriptional regulator: MSAAGPADGPPEPTAARRGRPRNAAVDHTVIETVLRLIAEGATLGELSMEGIAREAGVGKASVYRRWPGKDALLLDVLATVDGPPPRLESSGVLRDDLITALEFLRRRSLAKRESALLRTMVTQAQGNPELWRRYHDTVVGARRRMLIDLLEWGIAIGEIRPELGADLDLLADMVVGPVLARATLRPEAPLNPDLAERIVDTLLEGMRPRGTR; this comes from the coding sequence GTGAGTGCGGCCGGTCCGGCCGACGGCCCCCCGGAGCCGACCGCCGCGCGGCGCGGGCGCCCGCGCAACGCGGCGGTCGACCACACGGTCATCGAGACCGTGCTGCGGCTGATCGCCGAGGGCGCCACCCTCGGCGAGCTGTCCATGGAGGGCATCGCCCGCGAGGCCGGCGTCGGCAAGGCGAGCGTCTACCGCCGCTGGCCGGGCAAGGACGCCCTGCTGCTCGACGTGCTCGCCACCGTGGACGGCCCGCCGCCCCGGCTGGAGAGCAGCGGAGTGCTGCGGGACGACCTGATCACGGCTCTTGAGTTCCTGCGGCGGCGCAGCCTCGCCAAGCGCGAGTCGGCGCTGCTGCGCACGATGGTGACCCAGGCACAGGGCAACCCGGAGCTGTGGCGGCGCTACCACGACACCGTGGTGGGCGCCCGCCGCCGGATGCTGATCGACCTGCTGGAGTGGGGCATCGCCATCGGCGAGATCCGCCCCGAACTGGGCGCCGACCTGGACCTGCTGGCCGACATGGTGGTCGGCCCGGTGCTGGCCAGGGCCACCCTGCGCCCGGAGGCGCCGCTGAATCCCGACCTCGCCGAGCGAATCGTCGACACCCTGTTGGAGGGGATGCGCCCGCGCGGGACCAGGTGA
- a CDS encoding MFS transporter yields the protein MAELTTTTVPEAVHRRRWAILTVLLLSLLVVVLDNSILNVAMKTIAQPSPTGLGASQSQLEWSINSYTLVFAGLLFTAGLLGDRLGRKKVLLFGMLVFGAGSAASAMSGSAGELIAFRGVMGFGGAFIMPATLAIIMNVFEREEQPRAIGIWSGVVGLAIAVGPITGGLLLQHFWWGSVFLVNVPIVVIGLIAMFLLVPDSRDPRPGRLDPVGVLLSIAGLVLLIYGIIKGGQYGDFTRPEVWATSVAGVAVLAGFVWYESRAEHPALDVRYFTKRQFSASVAAIGLVFFSLMGVTFFVVFYTQSVRGYSALQSGLLLLPLAAAQMVFAPRARLLVDRIGARAVCAGGMALTGISFLGFLLLGRSTPIWVLEVLFFLMGTAMAHVMPPATVMIMSSLPREKAGSGSAVNNTFRQVGGALGVAVLGSLMSTVYRDGVQDHLGSLPPSARASAAESIEATLGFADRLGARGQVLVQPADDAFLHAMHITAAASAGVALFGAVIAAVFLPATSVRPADAPGGSPERELAEVEQ from the coding sequence ATGGCCGAACTGACGACTACCACCGTGCCGGAGGCGGTCCACCGCCGCCGCTGGGCGATCCTGACCGTGCTGTTGCTCAGCCTCCTCGTCGTGGTGCTGGACAACTCCATCCTCAACGTGGCGATGAAGACCATCGCCCAACCGTCGCCGACCGGGCTCGGGGCCTCCCAGAGCCAGTTGGAATGGTCGATCAACTCCTACACCCTGGTCTTCGCCGGGCTGCTGTTCACCGCCGGGCTGCTCGGCGACCGGCTGGGCCGCAAGAAGGTGCTGCTCTTCGGCATGCTGGTGTTCGGGGCCGGCTCCGCGGCCTCCGCGATGTCCGGGTCGGCCGGCGAACTGATCGCCTTCCGCGGGGTGATGGGCTTCGGCGGCGCGTTCATCATGCCCGCCACCCTGGCGATCATCATGAACGTCTTCGAGCGGGAGGAGCAGCCGCGGGCCATCGGCATCTGGTCCGGGGTGGTGGGCCTGGCCATCGCGGTCGGCCCGATCACCGGCGGCCTGCTGCTCCAGCACTTCTGGTGGGGCTCGGTCTTCCTGGTCAACGTGCCCATCGTGGTGATCGGCCTGATCGCGATGTTCCTGCTGGTGCCCGACTCCAGGGACCCCCGCCCCGGCCGGCTCGACCCGGTGGGCGTGCTGCTGTCCATCGCCGGCCTGGTGCTGCTGATCTACGGCATCATCAAGGGCGGCCAGTACGGCGACTTCACCCGCCCCGAGGTGTGGGCGACCTCGGTGGCCGGCGTGGCGGTGCTCGCCGGCTTCGTCTGGTACGAGTCGCGCGCCGAGCACCCGGCGCTCGACGTCCGGTACTTCACGAAGCGGCAGTTCTCCGCCTCGGTCGCCGCCATAGGGCTGGTGTTCTTCTCGCTGATGGGCGTCACCTTCTTCGTCGTCTTCTACACCCAGTCGGTGCGCGGCTACAGCGCCCTGCAGTCCGGTCTGCTGCTGCTCCCGCTGGCCGCCGCCCAGATGGTCTTCGCACCGCGCGCCCGGCTCCTGGTCGACCGGATAGGCGCCCGCGCGGTCTGCGCCGGCGGCATGGCCCTGACCGGGATCTCCTTCCTCGGCTTCCTGCTGCTCGGCAGGTCCACCCCGATCTGGGTGCTGGAGGTGCTGTTCTTCCTGATGGGCACCGCCATGGCCCACGTCATGCCGCCCGCCACCGTGATGATCATGTCCTCGCTGCCGCGCGAGAAGGCCGGCTCCGGCTCCGCGGTCAACAACACCTTCCGCCAGGTCGGCGGCGCGCTCGGGGTGGCCGTCCTCGGCTCGCTGATGTCGACGGTGTACCGCGACGGCGTGCAGGACCACCTCGGTTCGCTGCCGCCGTCGGCCCGCGCCTCGGCCGCGGAGTCCATCGAGGCCACCCTCGGCTTCGCCGACCGGCTCGGTGCCAGGGGCCAGGTGCTCGTCCAGCCCGCCGACGACGCCTTCCTGCACGCGATGCACATCACCGCCGCCGCCTCCGCCGGGGTCGCGCTCTTCGGCGCGGTCATCGCCGCGGTGTTCCTGCCCGCCACGTCCGTTCGCCCCGCCGACGCGCCCGGCGGCTCACCGGAACGGGAGTTGGCGGAGGTGGAGCAGTGA
- the panB gene encoding 3-methyl-2-oxobutanoate hydroxymethyltransferase, with translation MTQLPAGHSPADNPRTDHPKALYGGTGTRRITVRDLAGAKERGEKWPMLTAYDAMTASVFDAAGIPVLLVGDSMGNAHLGYESTVPVTMDHMTMLSAAVVRGTHRALVVADLTFGSYQEGPVQALRSATRLVKEAGVGAVKLEGGERSLPQTEILVEAGIPVMAHMGLTPQSFNTLGYRVQGRGDEAADRLIRDAKAAQAAGAFALVLELVPAEVAAEITRSLQIPVIGIGAGPGTDAQVLVWTDMVGLTEGRVPRFTKQYADLRRTLGDAARAFAGDVVGGTFPAEEHTFH, from the coding sequence ATGACGCAACTTCCGGCTGGCCACTCGCCCGCCGACAATCCGCGGACCGACCACCCCAAGGCGCTGTACGGAGGCACCGGCACCCGCCGGATCACCGTGCGCGACCTCGCCGGCGCCAAGGAGCGCGGCGAGAAGTGGCCCATGCTCACCGCCTACGACGCGATGACCGCCTCCGTCTTCGACGCGGCCGGCATCCCGGTCCTGCTGGTCGGCGACTCGATGGGCAACGCGCACCTGGGGTACGAGTCGACCGTGCCGGTCACCATGGACCACATGACGATGCTGTCCGCGGCGGTCGTCCGCGGCACCCACCGGGCGCTCGTCGTCGCCGACCTGACGTTCGGCTCGTACCAGGAGGGCCCGGTGCAGGCGCTGCGCAGCGCCACCCGGCTGGTCAAGGAGGCCGGCGTCGGCGCGGTCAAACTGGAGGGCGGCGAGCGGTCGCTGCCGCAGACCGAGATCCTGGTCGAGGCGGGCATCCCGGTGATGGCCCACATGGGCCTGACGCCGCAGTCCTTCAACACCCTCGGCTACCGGGTGCAGGGCCGCGGCGACGAGGCGGCCGACCGGCTGATCCGCGACGCCAAGGCGGCGCAGGCCGCGGGCGCCTTCGCGCTGGTCCTGGAGCTGGTGCCGGCCGAGGTGGCCGCGGAGATCACCCGCTCCTTGCAGATCCCGGTGATCGGCATCGGCGCGGGGCCCGGCACCGACGCGCAGGTCCTGGTGTGGACCGACATGGTCGGCCTGACCGAGGGCCGGGTGCCGCGCTTCACCAAGCAGTACGCGGACCTGCGGCGGACCCTGGGCGACGCGGCACGGGCGTTCGCCGGCGACGTCGTCGGCGGCACCTTCCCGGCCGAGGAGCACACCTTCCACTGA
- a CDS encoding sigma-70 family RNA polymerase sigma factor has product MMRALYREHASALFAYVLRLVAGDRFLAEDIVQETLLRAWKNAATFDPAARSLRPWLVTVARRLVIDGYRSRQARPQETSPDALELLPARDELERSLRLMTISDALQDLSAAHREALVETYFRGRTVNEAAEELGLPAGTVRSRVFYALRALRNALEERGVTTS; this is encoded by the coding sequence ATGATGCGGGCGCTGTACCGCGAACATGCGAGTGCTCTGTTCGCGTACGTGCTCCGGCTCGTCGCGGGCGACCGTTTCCTCGCCGAGGACATCGTCCAGGAGACGCTGCTGCGGGCCTGGAAGAACGCCGCCACGTTCGACCCGGCGGCCCGCAGTCTGCGGCCCTGGCTGGTGACGGTGGCCCGGCGGCTGGTGATCGACGGGTACCGCAGCCGCCAGGCACGCCCCCAGGAGACCTCCCCCGACGCCCTGGAGCTGCTTCCGGCCCGGGACGAGCTGGAGCGGTCGCTGCGGCTGATGACCATCTCCGACGCCCTGCAGGACCTGTCGGCCGCGCACCGGGAAGCGCTCGTCGAGACCTACTTCCGCGGCCGTACCGTCAACGAGGCGGCCGAGGAACTCGGGCTGCCCGCCGGCACCGTACGGTCCCGGGTTTTCTACGCACTGCGCGCACTGCGGAACGCGCTGGAGGAGAGAGGGGTGACCACTTCGTGA
- a CDS encoding zf-HC2 domain-containing protein: protein MNPHVDVGAYLLGALDDAEMTAFEEHLAGCDECGARLDELTGVVPVLDELRGDGGAAAGYGDPPGDALLEKLLRQVAEERRRAGRRRLVAVAVAAVLVVGGPTVAVLATGSGGGRGAPVATATFAPDQRSASNPVTGASAVVGITDKKWGTAVDLRLKGVYGPFICSLIAVGRDGSNQTVATWSVPHGGYGTGAHPRPLTVHGAAGLRVAQISRFDVRTSDGKLLVSVPNGEQPPADRPRQSAG from the coding sequence GTGAACCCGCATGTCGATGTGGGCGCCTATCTGCTCGGGGCGCTGGACGACGCGGAGATGACCGCCTTCGAGGAGCACCTCGCCGGGTGCGACGAGTGCGGTGCCCGACTGGACGAGCTGACGGGCGTGGTCCCGGTGCTCGACGAGCTGCGCGGGGACGGCGGCGCCGCCGCCGGCTACGGGGACCCGCCCGGCGACGCGCTGCTGGAGAAGCTGCTGCGGCAGGTCGCCGAGGAGCGCCGGCGGGCCGGGCGCCGCCGGCTGGTGGCGGTGGCCGTCGCCGCGGTGCTGGTGGTCGGCGGTCCGACGGTCGCGGTGCTGGCCACCGGCAGCGGCGGCGGCCGCGGCGCCCCCGTCGCGACCGCGACCTTCGCCCCCGACCAGCGCTCGGCAAGCAACCCGGTCACCGGCGCGTCCGCGGTCGTCGGGATCACCGACAAGAAGTGGGGCACCGCGGTCGACCTGCGGCTGAAGGGCGTGTACGGCCCGTTCATCTGCAGCCTGATCGCGGTCGGCCGGGACGGCAGCAACCAGACGGTCGCCACCTGGTCCGTCCCGCACGGCGGCTACGGCACCGGCGCCCATCCCAGGCCGCTCACCGTGCACGGCGCGGCCGGGCTGCGGGTGGCGCAGATCAGCCGCTTCGACGTGCGGACCTCCGACGGGAAGCTGCTGGTGTCGGTGCCGAACGGCGAGCAGCCGCCCGCCGACCGGCCCCGGCAGTCCGCCGGCTGA
- a CDS encoding ATP-binding cassette domain-containing protein, which yields MTTRLTDNGGTAAVEVRGLVKHYGETKALDGVDLEVRQGTVLGVLGPNGAGKTTLVRVLSTLVRPDAGTARVAGYDVLKQPRQLRRVIGLTGQYASVDEKLSGRENLYMIGRLLDLSRGAARARADELLERFSLAEAARRPAMQYSGGMRRRLDLAASMIGRPAVLYLDEPTTGLDPRTRNEVWEEVRRMVAEGATVLLTTQYMEEAEQLADELTVIDRGKVIAGGRVADLKAKVGGRTLRIRPSDPGRLAAMAAAIGAAGLDGVAGVHPDPADGVVNVPILSDEQLTAVVALLGAQGFGIAGIGTHLPSLDEVFLAITGQKTNLGEGADAPGTGGPGQDRDRPGDPGGAAGQGPAKDEEVEVAV from the coding sequence ATGACGACGCGACTGACAGACAACGGTGGGACCGCCGCCGTCGAGGTGCGCGGTCTGGTCAAGCACTACGGCGAGACCAAGGCCCTCGACGGGGTGGATCTGGAGGTACGCCAGGGCACCGTGCTCGGTGTGCTCGGCCCGAACGGGGCCGGCAAGACCACGCTGGTTCGGGTCCTGTCCACGCTGGTCCGGCCGGACGCGGGCACCGCCCGGGTGGCCGGCTACGACGTGCTCAAGCAGCCCCGGCAGCTGCGCCGGGTGATCGGCCTGACCGGGCAGTACGCCTCGGTGGACGAGAAGCTGTCCGGCCGGGAGAACCTCTACATGATCGGCCGGCTGCTGGACCTGTCCCGCGGCGCGGCGCGGGCCCGCGCGGACGAGCTGCTGGAGCGGTTCTCGCTGGCCGAGGCCGCCAGGCGCCCGGCGATGCAGTACTCCGGCGGGATGCGCCGCCGGCTGGACCTGGCGGCGAGCATGATCGGCCGGCCCGCGGTGCTCTACCTGGACGAGCCGACCACCGGCCTGGACCCCCGTACCCGCAACGAGGTGTGGGAGGAGGTGCGGCGGATGGTCGCCGAGGGCGCGACCGTCCTGCTCACCACCCAGTACATGGAGGAGGCCGAGCAGCTCGCCGACGAACTGACGGTGATCGACCGCGGCAAGGTGATCGCGGGCGGCCGGGTGGCGGACCTGAAGGCGAAGGTCGGCGGGCGCACCCTGCGGATCCGGCCGTCCGATCCGGGCCGGCTGGCCGCGATGGCCGCCGCGATCGGCGCCGCCGGGCTCGACGGGGTGGCCGGCGTGCACCCCGACCCGGCCGACGGCGTGGTGAACGTGCCGATCCTCAGCGACGAGCAGCTGACCGCCGTGGTCGCCCTGCTGGGCGCGCAGGGCTTCGGCATCGCCGGCATCGGCACCCATCTGCCCAGTCTGGACGAGGTGTTCCTGGCGATAACCGGCCAGAAGACGAACCTCGGCGAGGGTGCGGACGCCCCCGGGACCGGGGGCCCCGGCCAGGACCGGGACCGGCCCGGCGACCCGGGCGGCGCCGCGGGCCAGGGCCCGGCCAAGGACGAAGAAGTGGAGGTCGCGGTATGA
- a CDS encoding ABC transporter permease — protein MSAATAQVTATGQRIAVAGEGRIGLRANLRHIGALARRNMLQIKQDPESMFDALLMPVIFTLLFVYVFGGAVSGKGHQHAYVNYVVPGLMAMMGMSIAQAVGTGINDDFKKGVMDRFRTMPIARSSVLIAKIVVEVGRMLIATAILLGMGFALGLTIETDVPHLLAAVALSTVFGASLMWIFILLGLTMKSPQAVQGVAMLVLMPLQFGSSIFAKPTTMPGWLENFTKVNPLSNLADAARALVNGGPVAHSVWMTLAWAVGITVVTAPLAVARFRKKT, from the coding sequence ATGAGCGCGGCTACGGCTCAGGTCACCGCGACCGGCCAGCGGATCGCGGTGGCCGGCGAGGGCAGGATCGGCCTGCGGGCCAACCTGCGGCACATCGGCGCCCTCGCGCGCCGCAACATGCTCCAGATCAAGCAGGACCCGGAGTCGATGTTCGACGCCCTCCTGATGCCGGTGATCTTCACCCTGCTGTTCGTGTACGTCTTCGGCGGCGCGGTCTCCGGCAAGGGCCACCAGCACGCGTACGTGAACTACGTGGTGCCCGGCCTGATGGCGATGATGGGCATGAGCATCGCGCAGGCGGTCGGCACCGGAATCAACGACGACTTCAAGAAGGGGGTCATGGACCGGTTCCGGACGATGCCGATCGCCCGGTCCTCGGTCCTGATAGCCAAGATCGTGGTCGAGGTCGGCCGGATGCTGATCGCCACCGCGATTTTGCTCGGCATGGGCTTCGCGCTCGGGCTGACCATCGAGACGGACGTACCGCACCTGCTGGCGGCGGTCGCGCTGTCGACGGTGTTCGGCGCCTCACTGATGTGGATCTTCATCCTGCTGGGGCTGACCATGAAGTCGCCCCAGGCGGTGCAGGGAGTGGCCATGCTCGTGCTGATGCCGTTGCAGTTCGGCAGCTCGATCTTCGCCAAACCGACCACGATGCCGGGCTGGCTGGAGAACTTCACCAAGGTCAACCCGCTGTCCAACCTCGCCGACGCCGCCCGGGCACTGGTCAACGGCGGACCGGTGGCGCACTCGGTGTGGATGACGCTGGCCTGGGCGGTCGGCATCACGGTGGTGACGGCGCCGCTGGCGGTGGCCCGGTTCCGGAAGAAGACCTGA